The following coding sequences lie in one Silene latifolia isolate original U9 population chromosome 5, ASM4854445v1, whole genome shotgun sequence genomic window:
- the LOC141656617 gene encoding putative aspartic proteinase GIP2 — protein MYYIVVHTMAASIKHCLLNLSLLLLLSAATTTIATSFRPKALVLPISKDPITLQYTTKLTQRTPLIPVLVTLDLGAQFLWVNCDKGYTSSTYRPTRYNSAQCSFPYTKYRGTCSAPPRPGCNNDTCGLFPYNPFPNYGSSGDLGSDVIRVPSTDGANPGRVVTVPNLLFVCGHTFLLERLAKGAQGIVGLGRTKISLPSQFSAAFSFPRKFAICLTSSNSNGALFFGDGPYRFLPRTDASTQLIYTPLIINHNSTMFIYSEGEPSTEYFIGVTNIKINEKQVPLNKSLLSITNGLGGTKISTTIPYTTLESSIYNSVTNFFKKELKSVPTVKAVKPFKLCYNATSFSSTRGGPGVPTIDLVLQSEKVFWRIFGANSMVSVNDEVICLGFVDKGTNTKTSMTSIVIGGYQLEDNLLQFDLVTSRLGFSSSLLFRQTTCANFNFTSNV, from the coding sequence ATGTACTATATAGTAGTACATACCATGGCGGCTTCTATCAAACACTGCCTCCTTAACCTTTCTCTACTCCTCCTCCTATCCGCCGCTACCACGACAATCGCCACGTCATTTCGTCCCAAAGCGCTTGTCCTCCCAATCAGCAAGGACCCAATCACCCTTCAATACACCACCAAACTTACCCAACGAACCCCTCTCATACCCGTACTCGTAACCCTCGACCTAGGAGCACAATTCTTGTGGGTTAACTGCGACAAAGGCTACACCTCCTCGACATACCGACCGACTCGATACAACTCAGCTCAATGTTCCTTTCCCTACACCAAATACCGCGGCACGTGCAGTGCACCTCCTAGACCCGGGTGCAACAACGACACCTGTGGCCTCTTCCCATACAATCCCTTCCCCAACTACGGAAGCTCGGGTGATCTCGGATCAGACGTTATTCGTGTCCCCTCCACTGACGGGGCTAATCCGGGTCGGGTCGTGACAGTACCCAACTTACTATTCGTATGTGGGCACACATTCTTACTTGAACGCCTTGCAAAAGGTGCTCAAGGTATTGTCGGTCTTGGGAGGACAAAAATCTCTCTCCCTTCTCAATTCTCAGCTGCATTTAGCTTCCCTAGGAAGTTCGCCATTTGTTTAACTTCCTCAAATTCCAACGGTGCCCTTTTCTTCGGAGATGGACCTTATCGGTTCCTCCCAAGAACCGATGCCTCGACTCAGCTCATTTACACCCCTTTAATCATAAACCACAATAGCACTATGTTCATCTATTCCGAGGGCGAGCCTTCGACAGAGTACTTTATTGGAGTAACAAATATCAAAATCAACGAAAAACAAGTACCGCTTAACAAGTCATTACTTTCAATTACTAACGGACTAGGTGGAACCAAAATCAGTACAACCATCCCATACACAACTTTAGAATCATCCATCTATAATTCAGTAACCAACTTCTTCAAGAAAGAACTCAAGAGTGTACCAACAGTCAAGGCCGTCAAGCCGTTTAAGTTATGTTATAATGCAACGTCGTTCTCGAGTACAAGGGGAGGTCCCGGTGTGCCGACGATTGACTTGGTGTTGCAAAGTGAGAAGGTGTTTTGGAGGATTTTTGGGGCAAATTCAATGGTTTCGGTGAATGATGAAGTTATTTGTCTTGGTTTTGTTGATAAAGGAACAAATACGAAGACGTCGATGACGTCGATTGTGATTGGAGGGTACCAGTTGGAGGATAATTTGTTGCAATTTGATCTTGTCACCTCTAGACTTGGGTTCAGCTCTTCCTTGTTGTTCAGGCAAACTACTTGTGCCAATTTTAACTTCACTTCCAATGTGTAA
- the LOC141656621 gene encoding uncharacterized protein LOC141656621 isoform X1 yields MFKVGRWRNEKIKVVFMLHFQATQVPLSKSRLMISVVPVDVGQPTVRLGKALVQNGICTWKNPVYETVKFTRDTKTGILQDKFYQFIISTGSSKSNFFGEVFINMADYVEATSPFTLSIPIKSSFAGAILHVIIQNTQGADDLRELQRENEENVTLTAKTPEVSLQSQLSNSEFDDGGLNYSTHQGGYNNTMVSSDIDGRESLSNASTLDSLFKQKDSKIEVQQEDVGDQSPYRKNTVPEAQKIEQTQEIDDLYWSSEDEIVNFIEKTKGDFPRAQEQEPPKTLVEQLQREILALQRKADVTDIELQSLRRQVVKETKRGQELSGQVVKLKEEREAWRMESEKLRSQQKVNNGPPYPQEMGIKNKKSSHSPNEVEEDLNHAKGVNRALRSQLRKTQDSNSELILVVRDLEEKLDKREKELANISKKLQDGKKGGEITDRDSENGLNSVYSDEEVHERTPCIDLKETVALQEQIKNLQNELESHIKEKRQLEEEIEQYGRDYEMAKKDNNDLSSKFNQKQLELIKKERECTHNLRKMEELESQMSRLENVIRKQAEEFSENSTTIIDLETEVSSLKNELERQAIEFEDELKVMSNDKVDLEERALRAEENLRRTKLDNASATQKLQEEFRELSEELSSKFNENEELAIKAEAEAGELRDHIAILEEHLQNTTRELESVQHQCATEVEKISSQLREKDIELEQLLHSHKGESAQLSRSHKKLEDKCEALSNENQTLRMEVERLTEENYFFTKQLEEAKTLVNETKTALEEIKRNRDEFESKYSSALTEIKQSQEELKGLRNLTKKVDELAGTQSQLEILQSQHNELKTRLSDIKSDNENLRKQVGRHKENIQKKDNEIAHLEKFKDNSSKEISSLKDKVKQLKAVRPVGISSENGNKVDEKKLGTVKKAQQAASLGKPLQNGSSKTAADSRRETCIEKKVTDSRTSDLLSEVALLMEKNKSTEEELKELQEKYSEVSLKFAEVEGERQQLVMTIRNLRNGQRK; encoded by the exons ATGTTCAAGGTCGGGCGATGGAGAAACGAGAAGATCAAGGTTGTCTTCATGTTACACTTTCAAGCAACTCAG GTACCGTTATCCAAATCAAGGCTCATGATATCTGTTGTTCCTGTGGATGTTGGCCAACCGACAGTGAGATTAGGCAAGGCTCTAGTTCAAAATGGGATCTGCACATGGAAAAATCCTGTCTATGAAACAGTAAAATTCACAAGGGATACAAAAACTGGAATACTGCAAGACAAGTTTTACCAGTTTATAATTTCAACA GGCTCATCAAAATCTAATTTCTTTGGAGAAGTATTTATCAACATGGCAGACTATGTCGAGGCGACATCGCCATTTACCCTCTCTATTCCAATCAAATCTTCGTTTGCCGGAGCAATTTTGCAT GTCATAATTCAGAATACACAAGGAGCAGATGATTTAAG GGAGCTGcagagagaaaatgaagaaaatgTTACTTTGACAGCAAAGACTCCTGAAGTCAGCTTACAAAGTCAACTTAGCAATTCTGAATTTGATGATGGAGGATTAAATTATAGCACACACCAG GGTGGGTACAACAATACGATGGTATCTTCAGATATTGATGGAAGAGAAAGCTTAAGTAACGCTAGCACATTGGATTCTTTGTTTAAGCAAAAGGATAGTAAAATAGAAGTACAACAGGAGGATGTGGGTGATCAATCACCCTACAGGAAGAACACTGTACCAGAAGCTCAGAAAATAGAACAAACACAAGAGATAGATGATCTCTATTGGAGTTCAGAAGATGAAATTGTTAACTTCATAGAAAAAACCAAAGGTGATTTTCCAAGAGCACAGGAGCAAGAACCACCCAAGACTTTAGTTGAGCAATTACAGAGGGAGATTCTTGCATTACAGAGAAAAGCGGATGTAACTGATATAGAGTTACAATCATTAAGGAGACAGGTGGTGAAGGAAACCAAAAGGGGACAGGAGTTATCAGGGCAAGTAGTTAAGCTAAAAGAAGAAAGAGAAGCATGGAGAATGGAATCTGAAAAACTCAGGTCACAGCAAAAAGTCAATAATGGCCCTCCGTATCCACAGGAGATGGGGATAAAAAATAAGAAATCAAGTCATTCTCCAAATGAAGTTGAAGAAGACCTAAATCATGCAAAGGGCGTGAACAGGGCCTTGCGTTCACAGCTTAGAAAGACGCAAGATTCAAACTCGGAATTAATTCTTGTGGTGAGAGACCTAGAAGAAAAGTTAGATAAGAGGGAGAAGGAGCTAGCCAATATTTCCAAGAAACTGCAAGATGGTAAGAAAGGAGGTGAGATTACCGATAGAGATTCTGAGAATGGACTGAACAGCGTCTACAGCGATGAAGAAGTACATGAACGAACTCCTTGCATAGACTTGAAAGAAACAGTTGCACTGCAAGAGCAAATCAAGAATCTCCAAAATGAATTGGAGAGCCATATTAAAGAAAAGAGACAGCTAGAGGAAGAAATAGAACAGTATGGTCGCGATTATGAGATGGCAAAGAAGGATAATAACGATCTTTCTTCAAAGTTTAATCAAAAGCAGCTAGAATTAATTAAGAAAGAAAGAGAATGTACTCATAATTTACGTAAAATGGAAGAACTTGAGTCTCAGATGTCAAGGTTGGAAAATGTAATAAGGAAGCAGGCTGAAGAGTTTTCAGAAAATTCAACCACTATTATTGACCTTGAAACTGAGGTAAGTAGTTTGAAGAATGAGCTGGAAAGGCAGGCCATAGAATTTGAAGATGAGCTCAAAGTAATGAGTAACGACAAAGTAGATCTAGAGGAAAGAGCCCTTCGTGCAGAGGAGAACCTGAGAAGGACTAAACTCGATAATGCTTCTGCAACCCAGAAGCTACAAGAGGAGTTCCGGGAACTCTCTGAGGAATTGTCATCTAAATTCAATGAAAATGAAGAGTTAGCTATAAAAGCAGAGGCTGAGGCCGGGGAATTACGAGATCATATCGCCATTTTGGAAGAACATCTTCAAAATACTACTCGAGAGCTTGAGTCAGTCCAACATCAATGTGCAACTGAGGTGGAAAAGATTTCAAGCCAGCTGAGAGAGAAAGACATCGAACTCGAGCAACTACTACATTCCCACAAAGGCGAGAGTGCCCAACTGTCAAGATCCCATAAGAAATTGGAAGATAAATGTGAAGCTTTATCAAACGAGAATCAAACGCTCAGAATGGAAGTAGAAAGACTTACAGAAGAAAATTACTTCTTCACAAAGCAGTTAGAAGAAGCGAAGACATTGGTTAATGAAACAAAGACAGCCCTTGAAGAAATAAAAAGAAACAGAGATGAGTTCGAAAGTAAATATAGCTCAGCGTTGACAGAAATTAAGCAAAGTCAAGAAGAGCTGAAAGGTTTAAGAAACTTAACGAAAAAAGTAGATGAATTAGCAGGAACGCAATCACAGTTGGAAATCCTTCAATCTCAGCACAATGAATTGAAAACTCGGTTGTCTGACATAAAATCAGATAATGAGAACCTACGGAAGCAGGTCGGTAGACATAAGGAAAATATACAGAAGAAGGACAATGAAATAGCCCATCTTGAAAAGTTCAAGGATAACAGCTCTAAAGAGATATCGTCCCTCAAGGACAAAGTCAAGCAGCTCAAG GCAGTAAGACCAGTCGGAATATCTTCTGAAAATGGTAACAAGGTGGATGAGAAAAAACTCGGCACAGTAAAAAAGGCACAACAAGCAGCATCCTTAGGGAAACCCCTGCAGAACGGAAGCAGTAAAACAGCTGCTGATAG TCGGAGAGAAACCTGCATAGAGAAGAAAGTCACAGATTCTCGAACTAGTGACCTACTATCAGAAGTCGCGTTACTGATGGAGAAAAACAAATCAACAGAAGAGGAACTCAAAGAATTGCAGGAGAAGTATTCAGAGGTAAGCCTAAAGTTTGCCGAGGTGGAAGGTGAGAGGCAACAGCTAGTAATGACCATACGCAACTTGAGGAATGGCCAAAGGAAATAA
- the LOC141656621 gene encoding uncharacterized protein LOC141656621 isoform X2, with the protein MSRRHRHLPSLFQSNLRLPEQFCIQVIIQNTQGADDLRELQRENEENVTLTAKTPEVSLQSQLSNSEFDDGGLNYSTHQGGYNNTMVSSDIDGRESLSNASTLDSLFKQKDSKIEVQQEDVGDQSPYRKNTVPEAQKIEQTQEIDDLYWSSEDEIVNFIEKTKGDFPRAQEQEPPKTLVEQLQREILALQRKADVTDIELQSLRRQVVKETKRGQELSGQVVKLKEEREAWRMESEKLRSQQKVNNGPPYPQEMGIKNKKSSHSPNEVEEDLNHAKGVNRALRSQLRKTQDSNSELILVVRDLEEKLDKREKELANISKKLQDGKKGGEITDRDSENGLNSVYSDEEVHERTPCIDLKETVALQEQIKNLQNELESHIKEKRQLEEEIEQYGRDYEMAKKDNNDLSSKFNQKQLELIKKERECTHNLRKMEELESQMSRLENVIRKQAEEFSENSTTIIDLETEVSSLKNELERQAIEFEDELKVMSNDKVDLEERALRAEENLRRTKLDNASATQKLQEEFRELSEELSSKFNENEELAIKAEAEAGELRDHIAILEEHLQNTTRELESVQHQCATEVEKISSQLREKDIELEQLLHSHKGESAQLSRSHKKLEDKCEALSNENQTLRMEVERLTEENYFFTKQLEEAKTLVNETKTALEEIKRNRDEFESKYSSALTEIKQSQEELKGLRNLTKKVDELAGTQSQLEILQSQHNELKTRLSDIKSDNENLRKQVGRHKENIQKKDNEIAHLEKFKDNSSKEISSLKDKVKQLKAVRPVGISSENGNKVDEKKLGTVKKAQQAASLGKPLQNGSSKTAADSRRETCIEKKVTDSRTSDLLSEVALLMEKNKSTEEELKELQEKYSEVSLKFAEVEGERQQLVMTIRNLRNGQRK; encoded by the exons ATGTCGAGGCGACATCGCCATTTACCCTCTCTATTCCAATCAAATCTTCGTTTGCCGGAGCAATTTTGCAT ACAGGTCATAATTCAGAATACACAAGGAGCAGATGATTTAAG GGAGCTGcagagagaaaatgaagaaaatgTTACTTTGACAGCAAAGACTCCTGAAGTCAGCTTACAAAGTCAACTTAGCAATTCTGAATTTGATGATGGAGGATTAAATTATAGCACACACCAG GGTGGGTACAACAATACGATGGTATCTTCAGATATTGATGGAAGAGAAAGCTTAAGTAACGCTAGCACATTGGATTCTTTGTTTAAGCAAAAGGATAGTAAAATAGAAGTACAACAGGAGGATGTGGGTGATCAATCACCCTACAGGAAGAACACTGTACCAGAAGCTCAGAAAATAGAACAAACACAAGAGATAGATGATCTCTATTGGAGTTCAGAAGATGAAATTGTTAACTTCATAGAAAAAACCAAAGGTGATTTTCCAAGAGCACAGGAGCAAGAACCACCCAAGACTTTAGTTGAGCAATTACAGAGGGAGATTCTTGCATTACAGAGAAAAGCGGATGTAACTGATATAGAGTTACAATCATTAAGGAGACAGGTGGTGAAGGAAACCAAAAGGGGACAGGAGTTATCAGGGCAAGTAGTTAAGCTAAAAGAAGAAAGAGAAGCATGGAGAATGGAATCTGAAAAACTCAGGTCACAGCAAAAAGTCAATAATGGCCCTCCGTATCCACAGGAGATGGGGATAAAAAATAAGAAATCAAGTCATTCTCCAAATGAAGTTGAAGAAGACCTAAATCATGCAAAGGGCGTGAACAGGGCCTTGCGTTCACAGCTTAGAAAGACGCAAGATTCAAACTCGGAATTAATTCTTGTGGTGAGAGACCTAGAAGAAAAGTTAGATAAGAGGGAGAAGGAGCTAGCCAATATTTCCAAGAAACTGCAAGATGGTAAGAAAGGAGGTGAGATTACCGATAGAGATTCTGAGAATGGACTGAACAGCGTCTACAGCGATGAAGAAGTACATGAACGAACTCCTTGCATAGACTTGAAAGAAACAGTTGCACTGCAAGAGCAAATCAAGAATCTCCAAAATGAATTGGAGAGCCATATTAAAGAAAAGAGACAGCTAGAGGAAGAAATAGAACAGTATGGTCGCGATTATGAGATGGCAAAGAAGGATAATAACGATCTTTCTTCAAAGTTTAATCAAAAGCAGCTAGAATTAATTAAGAAAGAAAGAGAATGTACTCATAATTTACGTAAAATGGAAGAACTTGAGTCTCAGATGTCAAGGTTGGAAAATGTAATAAGGAAGCAGGCTGAAGAGTTTTCAGAAAATTCAACCACTATTATTGACCTTGAAACTGAGGTAAGTAGTTTGAAGAATGAGCTGGAAAGGCAGGCCATAGAATTTGAAGATGAGCTCAAAGTAATGAGTAACGACAAAGTAGATCTAGAGGAAAGAGCCCTTCGTGCAGAGGAGAACCTGAGAAGGACTAAACTCGATAATGCTTCTGCAACCCAGAAGCTACAAGAGGAGTTCCGGGAACTCTCTGAGGAATTGTCATCTAAATTCAATGAAAATGAAGAGTTAGCTATAAAAGCAGAGGCTGAGGCCGGGGAATTACGAGATCATATCGCCATTTTGGAAGAACATCTTCAAAATACTACTCGAGAGCTTGAGTCAGTCCAACATCAATGTGCAACTGAGGTGGAAAAGATTTCAAGCCAGCTGAGAGAGAAAGACATCGAACTCGAGCAACTACTACATTCCCACAAAGGCGAGAGTGCCCAACTGTCAAGATCCCATAAGAAATTGGAAGATAAATGTGAAGCTTTATCAAACGAGAATCAAACGCTCAGAATGGAAGTAGAAAGACTTACAGAAGAAAATTACTTCTTCACAAAGCAGTTAGAAGAAGCGAAGACATTGGTTAATGAAACAAAGACAGCCCTTGAAGAAATAAAAAGAAACAGAGATGAGTTCGAAAGTAAATATAGCTCAGCGTTGACAGAAATTAAGCAAAGTCAAGAAGAGCTGAAAGGTTTAAGAAACTTAACGAAAAAAGTAGATGAATTAGCAGGAACGCAATCACAGTTGGAAATCCTTCAATCTCAGCACAATGAATTGAAAACTCGGTTGTCTGACATAAAATCAGATAATGAGAACCTACGGAAGCAGGTCGGTAGACATAAGGAAAATATACAGAAGAAGGACAATGAAATAGCCCATCTTGAAAAGTTCAAGGATAACAGCTCTAAAGAGATATCGTCCCTCAAGGACAAAGTCAAGCAGCTCAAG GCAGTAAGACCAGTCGGAATATCTTCTGAAAATGGTAACAAGGTGGATGAGAAAAAACTCGGCACAGTAAAAAAGGCACAACAAGCAGCATCCTTAGGGAAACCCCTGCAGAACGGAAGCAGTAAAACAGCTGCTGATAG TCGGAGAGAAACCTGCATAGAGAAGAAAGTCACAGATTCTCGAACTAGTGACCTACTATCAGAAGTCGCGTTACTGATGGAGAAAAACAAATCAACAGAAGAGGAACTCAAAGAATTGCAGGAGAAGTATTCAGAGGTAAGCCTAAAGTTTGCCGAGGTGGAAGGTGAGAGGCAACAGCTAGTAATGACCATACGCAACTTGAGGAATGGCCAAAGGAAATAA